In Streptomyces sp. NBC_00448, the following are encoded in one genomic region:
- a CDS encoding coproporphyrinogen-III oxidase family protein, which yields MLDSTYVTDYIDSHLEQRQVNKIQHGFPSPRYWTEPTVAADEISEDRRKLQKAGQAPDLFLYIGVPYCIKTDPGKCGYCLFPVEEFKGNDALEDYYGYVEREAELHRDRLTGARLGSAYFGGGTSNLYRPAHYLKIMELVNRLFPDIAEGADLTLEGIPQLFTRDKMQAIRDSGMNRISMGVQQVNERLNSLSGRKQTTRHVIQSLDWAREFGLAANVDVIFGWPQQTVETMLEDLKTLVSWDVYDITHYELNVGGPTDFALNRFHELPSTLSNLEMYRVGRDYLLDQGYEQHGAYSFRKPGDPTSRDFREGYRPQLHDVADAVGLGYAAISFFGAATLGPGRSWSYINQRNLSLYKAAVDEGRLPVERAFRYQSDDWVLATVFRHLLGMELDRSGLRAAMGVDVYEEFATVWDGLASRGLAEITPEKITLVGDGPFYTPMVSTLLAEERYRALREREVDNKKAKLVMAGEGAGSGR from the coding sequence ATGCTGGATTCCACGTACGTCACGGACTACATCGACAGCCACCTCGAACAACGCCAGGTCAACAAGATCCAGCACGGCTTCCCGTCGCCGCGCTACTGGACCGAACCCACCGTCGCCGCCGACGAGATCAGCGAGGACCGCCGCAAGCTGCAGAAGGCCGGCCAGGCGCCCGACCTGTTCCTGTACATCGGCGTGCCGTACTGCATCAAGACCGACCCGGGGAAGTGCGGCTACTGCCTGTTCCCGGTCGAGGAGTTCAAGGGCAACGACGCCCTGGAGGACTACTACGGCTACGTCGAGCGCGAAGCAGAGCTGCACCGGGACCGGTTGACCGGCGCCCGGCTCGGCTCCGCGTACTTCGGCGGCGGCACCTCCAACCTGTACCGCCCGGCGCACTACCTGAAGATCATGGAGCTGGTGAACCGGCTCTTCCCGGACATCGCCGAGGGCGCCGACCTCACCCTGGAAGGCATCCCGCAGCTCTTCACCCGCGACAAGATGCAGGCCATCCGCGACTCCGGGATGAACCGGATCAGCATGGGCGTCCAGCAGGTCAACGAGCGGCTGAACAGCCTCAGCGGCCGCAAGCAGACCACCCGGCACGTCATCCAGAGCCTGGACTGGGCGCGGGAGTTCGGCCTCGCCGCCAACGTCGACGTGATCTTCGGCTGGCCGCAGCAGACCGTCGAGACCATGCTGGAGGACCTCAAGACCCTCGTCTCCTGGGACGTCTACGACATCACCCACTACGAGCTGAACGTCGGCGGCCCCACCGACTTCGCGCTCAACCGCTTCCACGAACTGCCCAGCACCCTCAGCAACCTGGAGATGTACCGGGTCGGCCGGGACTACCTGCTCGACCAGGGCTACGAGCAGCACGGCGCGTACAGCTTCCGCAAGCCCGGTGACCCGACCAGCCGGGACTTCCGCGAGGGCTACCGGCCCCAACTCCACGACGTCGCGGACGCGGTGGGCCTCGGCTACGCGGCCATCTCGTTCTTCGGCGCCGCCACCCTCGGACCGGGCCGCTCCTGGTCGTACATCAACCAGCGCAACCTGTCGCTGTACAAGGCCGCGGTCGACGAGGGCCGGCTGCCGGTCGAACGGGCCTTCCGCTACCAGTCCGACGACTGGGTGCTGGCCACCGTCTTCCGGCACCTGCTCGGCATGGAACTGGACCGGTCCGGGCTGCGCGCCGCGATGGGCGTCGACGTGTACGAGGAGTTCGCCACCGTCTGGGACGGGCTCGCCTCGCGCGGCCTGGCCGAGATCACCCCGGAGAAGATCACCCTGGTCGGCGACGGCCCGTTCTACACCCCGATGGTCTCCACGCTGCTCGCCGAGGAGCGGTACCGCGCGCTGCGCGAGCGGGAGGTCGACAACAAGAAGGCGAAGCTCGTGATGGCCGGGGAGGGGGCCGGCAGTGGCCGATGA